In one window of Ruminococcus albus AD2013 DNA:
- a CDS encoding DUF4365 domain-containing protein, translating into MGDIMAQNYPIDDDNRASGSRAKGIVHYKFNADHWEYRDYTGVDVGIDCCLELTENDEWTGNIIECQVKGRTKPKFNVSGDYISLELKRSTLNYALSRANSYVVLLVNLADETIYYLPIQEFFIANPSYFPKLSSTQENITIRIPTDNKVTNDDENLQEIAKSRYVGGPGEGLHKAE; encoded by the coding sequence TTGGGTGATATTATGGCACAAAACTATCCGATAGATGATGATAATAGAGCATCCGGTTCAAGAGCGAAAGGCATTGTTCATTACAAGTTCAATGCAGATCATTGGGAGTATAGAGACTATACTGGTGTTGATGTCGGTATAGATTGCTGCTTGGAATTAACTGAAAATGACGAATGGACAGGAAATATCATTGAATGCCAGGTCAAAGGACGTACAAAACCAAAGTTTAACGTTTCTGGGGATTATATCTCTTTAGAGCTTAAACGTAGCACCCTTAATTACGCTTTGTCCAGAGCAAACTCTTATGTCGTATTATTAGTTAATTTAGCAGATGAAACGATTTATTACTTACCAATTCAAGAATTTTTTATAGCAAATCCTTCATATTTTCCCAAATTATCATCTACTCAGGAAAACATAACAATACGAATACCAACAGATAATAAGGTGACAAATGACGATGAAAATCTTCAAGAAATAGCAAAGAGTCGCTATGTTGGTGGTCCGGGCGAAGGATTGCATAAAGCTGAATAA
- the xerA gene encoding site-specific tyrosine recombinase/integron integrase → MKEQIILNITQEMLPYLDNAQLLQLQKVLERNLWNVEITENSDKADTPELGNGELLTAFINAKRIEGCSEKTLKYYQSTINKMLSDTDKHITHITTDDLREYLAEYQKDNACSKGNIDNIRRILSSFFSWLEDEDYILKSPVRRIHKIKSAKTVKETYTDEALERMRDNCENLRDLAIIDMLASTGMRVGELVGLNRGDVDFESRECIVFGKGSKERPVYFDARTKIHLKNYLDSRTDDDPALFVSLLKPHCRLKISGVEIRLRELGRKLGITKVHPHKFRRTLATRAIDKGMPIEQVQKLLGHSKIDTTMQYAMVDQNNVKLSHRKYIG, encoded by the coding sequence ATGAAAGAACAAATTATACTTAACATTACACAGGAAATGCTCCCTTACCTCGATAATGCCCAGCTTTTACAGCTTCAAAAGGTATTAGAGCGTAACCTGTGGAATGTGGAAATCACGGAAAACAGCGATAAAGCAGATACGCCCGAATTGGGTAACGGAGAGCTGCTGACCGCTTTTATAAACGCTAAGAGGATTGAGGGGTGCAGCGAAAAAACGCTGAAATACTATCAATCCACTATCAACAAGATGCTTTCCGACACCGACAAGCATATCACGCATATTACGACTGACGATCTGAGGGAGTATCTTGCGGAGTATCAGAAAGATAATGCTTGCAGTAAGGGCAATATCGACAATATCCGCCGTATCCTGTCGAGCTTCTTTTCATGGCTTGAGGACGAGGACTATATCCTGAAAAGTCCCGTTCGGCGGATACACAAGATAAAGTCGGCTAAGACTGTCAAGGAAACCTATACCGATGAAGCGTTGGAGCGTATGCGTGATAACTGTGAAAATCTGCGTGATCTCGCTATTATTGATATGCTTGCTTCAACAGGAATGCGTGTCGGTGAGCTTGTCGGGCTGAACAGAGGCGATGTTGATTTTGAGAGCCGAGAGTGCATTGTTTTCGGTAAAGGCAGCAAGGAGCGTCCTGTTTATTTCGATGCTCGGACTAAGATACACCTGAAAAACTATCTTGATTCGAGAACGGACGATGATCCTGCCTTGTTCGTGTCACTCCTGAAACCGCATTGCCGCCTTAAAATCAGCGGTGTGGAGATCAGGCTTCGGGAATTGGGGCGAAAACTCGGCATTACAAAGGTTCACCCTCACAAGTTCAGGCGCACCCTCGCTACAAGGGCTATTGACAAGGGAATGCCCATAGAACAAGTGCAGAAACTCCTCGGTCATAGTAAAATCGACACCACGATGCAGTATGCTATGGTCGATCAGAACAATGTGAAGCTAAGTCACCGAAAATATATCGGATAG
- a CDS encoding restriction endonuclease subunit S: MKKYVTLGEVCTKGSSSIAQKDIEQNNGSYGIYGASGYIKDVDFYHQDKPYIAVVKDGAGIGRTMLLPEKTSIIGTMQYLIPNDDVCVEYLYYAVTYMNLAKYFSGATIPHIYFKDYQKEKLPLLTIEEQRKIADNLRKIDRLIELCSGILQKLDVLVKSRFVEMFGGITERRKLEEYADLITKGASPKWQGIDYAEEGTLFVTSENVREGYLDFTKKKYLPNDINKILPRSVLKRNDILINIVNASIGRVAVYDSDELANINQAVALVRLKPNVLNTSFLLTFLNSDEALRAYDFMKVGGDKANLSLKNISDLLIPVADLELQEQFAAFVEQTDKSKFIAINIKKIIRRVRLNDQF, from the coding sequence ATGAAGAAGTATGTGACACTCGGAGAGGTCTGCACTAAGGGCAGTTCAAGTATAGCACAAAAGGACATAGAGCAGAATAATGGCTCTTATGGTATCTACGGCGCAAGTGGGTATATCAAAGATGTTGACTTTTATCATCAGGATAAGCCCTATATTGCTGTGGTTAAGGACGGTGCAGGAATAGGAAGAACAATGCTCCTGCCTGAAAAAACCTCTATTATTGGCACGATGCAGTATCTTATTCCAAATGATGATGTTTGCGTGGAATATCTATACTATGCGGTTACATATATGAACCTTGCTAAGTATTTTTCAGGCGCTACCATTCCCCATATCTACTTTAAGGACTACCAAAAAGAGAAACTGCCACTTCTAACGATAGAGGAACAGCGCAAAATAGCCGATAATTTACGCAAAATTGATAGGCTGATTGAGCTATGTAGCGGTATCTTGCAAAAACTTGATGTACTTGTCAAGTCACGGTTTGTGGAGATGTTTGGCGGTATCACTGAAAGACGTAAACTTGAAGAGTACGCTGATCTGATTACCAAAGGTGCTTCACCCAAATGGCAAGGAATAGATTATGCTGAGGAAGGAACTTTATTTGTTACAAGTGAGAATGTTCGTGAGGGATATTTGGATTTTACCAAAAAGAAATATCTGCCAAATGATATCAACAAAATATTACCTCGTTCTGTTCTAAAGCGAAACGATATATTGATTAACATCGTAAACGCTTCAATCGGTCGTGTAGCAGTATATGATAGCGATGAACTTGCAAATATTAACCAAGCTGTTGCACTTGTTAGATTAAAGCCTAATGTACTAAATACATCTTTCTTACTAACATTTCTTAATTCTGATGAAGCATTAAGAGCCTATGACTTCATGAAAGTTGGCGGTGATAAGGCGAATTTAAGCCTAAAGAATATATCAGATTTATTGATACCTGTTGCTGATTTGGAACTACAAGAGCAATTCGCCGCCTTTGTAGAGCAGACCGACAAATCGAAATTTATCGCTATCAATATAAAGAAAATCATAAGGAGAGTGAGACTTAATGACCAATTTTGA
- a CDS encoding DEAD/DEAH box helicase family protein, with protein MTNFEFLSNIADYALFSGAAVEAEKVYATSPAMCAVGCRKALELAVKWVYSADNTISMPYKDNLQSLIHEPSFRFALDSQTWGKLPFIIRLGNLSVHTERAVNKADALLALESLFEFIEWVDYCYGSDYVERHFDPALIPTEKVVIDTKKIKEQESLIEQKDSEIKALQAKIAEMSATLTAEKEEKQESRTFAPTDLSEFKTRKIYIDVDLKWVGWKFGGTDADVWEEYEVTDMNGVLGQKGYCDYVLFGRDGLPLAVIEAKRTSKDPNIGRKQAVLYADCLERKFGRRPMMFTSNGFETYFWDDLSSPQRKVSGFFTKSDLEKLMNRRETRKKLSTIPIDDRITDRYYQKEAIRAVCEHIDEGFRKALLVMATGTGKTRTASSLTDVLSRGGYITNILFLADRTALVKQAKDDFKNYLPDMSLCNLCSNKDDRNARIVFSTYPTILNAIDSTKTKDGVPLFSPAHFDLIITDESHRSIFKKYRAIFEYFDAIMVGLTATPKTDVDRNTYDFFEVENGVPTYAYDYETAVYTDHVLVPYYNYEVKTKFLEEGITYDDLSDEDKERYEDDFAEDGYVPDFIPSAQLNKFVFNETTVDTVLQDLMERGIKVHGGDRLGKTIIFAQNKEHAEFIVQRFNKLYPKYNGTFAQRVTCDDSYAQTIIDDFKIPDKMPIIAVSVDMMDTGIDVPECVNLVFFKKVRSKTKFWQMIGRGTRLCKDLACIDGIDGEYEGKCRFLIFDYCGNFEYFREHQNGYETGETKSLTENIFCKQVRLVFALQDSSFSDDAYQDFRKQLVDTCQGGVCALSYDLVSVRLKTEYVEKFKKPEKWVSLSDMDILELQKHIAPLITTNDTDEYAKRFDNFMYGMMLANIDKLPTMNYLRNQLCLTAELLERKATIPQVKQKLTLIKDIQTDTFWENISILTMEKVRQELRDLMQFLVDGGGGKKPKIFTRLDDPVLESKEGDALGAAYDFEDYRKKVNRYVEEHKNDAVIYKLNHNLPLTKEDYAELERILTQELGDSDDYKREYGDTPFGLLIRKIAKLDHESAMSAFSVFINDSSLNQRQIEFILKIINHIENNGYIEDIKILMKPPFDKPYSFIKMFDAKTRNAILQTIESIKNNALQVVA; from the coding sequence ATGACCAATTTTGAATTTTTAAGCAATATAGCCGATTACGCTCTCTTTTCGGGAGCTGCCGTTGAAGCCGAAAAGGTCTATGCAACCTCTCCTGCTATGTGTGCGGTGGGCTGCCGCAAGGCTTTGGAACTCGCCGTGAAATGGGTGTATTCTGCCGATAACACGATCAGTATGCCCTATAAGGACAATCTGCAATCGCTGATCCATGAGCCGTCATTCCGCTTCGCCCTTGACAGCCAGACTTGGGGTAAACTGCCGTTTATTATCAGGCTCGGCAATCTCTCTGTGCATACAGAGAGGGCGGTCAATAAGGCTGACGCTCTGCTTGCACTTGAAAGCCTGTTTGAGTTCATCGAATGGGTGGACTATTGCTATGGCTCGGACTATGTGGAACGGCACTTTGATCCTGCCCTCATACCGACGGAAAAGGTCGTGATCGACACCAAAAAGATCAAAGAGCAGGAGTCTCTTATCGAGCAGAAGGACAGCGAGATCAAGGCTTTGCAGGCGAAAATTGCCGAAATGTCGGCTACGCTTACCGCCGAAAAAGAAGAAAAACAGGAAAGCCGTACCTTTGCCCCTACTGACCTCTCAGAGTTTAAGACACGAAAAATATACATTGATGTAGACCTGAAATGGGTGGGCTGGAAGTTCGGCGGTACTGATGCCGATGTGTGGGAAGAATATGAAGTCACCGATATGAACGGTGTCCTCGGACAGAAAGGTTACTGCGATTATGTACTGTTTGGGCGTGACGGTCTGCCCCTTGCTGTCATTGAAGCAAAGCGGACAAGCAAAGACCCAAATATCGGCAGAAAACAGGCAGTTCTCTATGCGGACTGCTTAGAGCGTAAATTCGGGCGCAGACCGATGATGTTCACCTCAAACGGCTTTGAAACATACTTCTGGGACGATCTGTCCTCTCCGCAGCGGAAGGTCAGCGGTTTCTTCACAAAGTCCGATCTTGAAAAGCTGATGAACCGCCGTGAAACACGCAAGAAGCTGTCAACAATTCCCATAGATGACAGGATCACAGACCGCTATTATCAGAAAGAAGCGATCCGTGCGGTATGTGAACATATAGATGAGGGCTTTCGCAAGGCTCTGCTGGTCATGGCTACGGGTACAGGCAAAACGAGGACGGCTTCAAGTCTGACCGATGTTCTGAGCCGTGGCGGATATATCACAAATATCCTGTTCCTTGCTGACAGAACAGCACTCGTCAAGCAGGCAAAGGACGATTTCAAGAACTATCTGCCCGATATGTCACTGTGCAATCTGTGCAGTAACAAGGACGATAGAAATGCCCGTATCGTGTTCTCTACATATCCTACGATACTGAATGCGATCGACAGCACAAAAACAAAGGACGGCGTACCGCTGTTCTCTCCTGCACACTTTGACCTTATCATCACTGACGAGAGCCACAGAAGCATTTTCAAGAAATATCGTGCGATCTTTGAGTATTTCGATGCGATCATGGTTGGTCTGACCGCTACACCTAAAACCGATGTTGACCGCAACACCTATGATTTCTTTGAGGTCGAGAACGGTGTGCCGACCTATGCCTACGATTACGAAACGGCGGTCTATACAGATCATGTGCTTGTGCCGTACTATAACTATGAGGTCAAGACGAAATTCCTTGAGGAAGGTATCACCTATGATGATCTCTCCGATGAGGATAAGGAACGCTATGAGGACGATTTTGCTGAGGACGGCTATGTCCCTGACTTTATCCCATCGGCACAGCTCAACAAGTTCGTGTTTAACGAAACAACGGTAGATACCGTCCTGCAAGACCTGATGGAGCGTGGTATCAAAGTTCACGGCGGTGACAGGCTCGGCAAGACGATCATTTTCGCTCAGAACAAGGAACACGCTGAGTTCATCGTACAGCGTTTTAACAAGCTCTATCCGAAATATAACGGCACATTCGCCCAGCGTGTCACCTGTGATGACAGCTATGCCCAGACAATCATCGACGATTTCAAGATACCCGATAAAATGCCCATTATTGCTGTTTCGGTCGATATGATGGACACGGGTATTGATGTTCCCGAATGTGTCAACCTTGTATTTTTCAAGAAGGTACGCTCAAAAACGAAATTCTGGCAGATGATAGGCAGAGGTACAAGACTTTGCAAAGACCTCGCCTGCATTGACGGCATAGACGGCGAATATGAGGGCAAGTGCCGTTTCCTGATATTCGATTACTGCGGTAATTTCGAGTATTTCAGAGAACACCAAAACGGCTATGAAACGGGCGAAACAAAATCCCTGACCGAAAATATCTTCTGTAAGCAGGTGCGGTTGGTATTTGCATTGCAGGACAGCAGTTTCTCCGATGATGCCTATCAGGATTTCCGAAAGCAGTTGGTAGATACCTGTCAAGGCGGAGTGTGCGCTCTGTCCTATGACCTTGTATCGGTAAGACTCAAAACAGAATATGTTGAGAAATTCAAGAAGCCCGAAAAATGGGTATCTCTGTCCGATATGGATATACTGGAACTTCAAAAGCATATCGCTCCGCTTATCACCACGAACGACACGGACGAATACGCAAAGCGTTTTGATAACTTCATGTACGGAATGATGCTTGCCAATATCGACAAGCTGCCGACAATGAACTACCTGAGAAATCAGCTCTGCCTGACCGCTGAATTGTTGGAGCGAAAAGCGACAATACCGCAAGTTAAGCAGAAACTCACGCTGATCAAGGATATTCAGACAGATACATTTTGGGAGAATATCAGTATTCTGACGATGGAAAAAGTACGGCAGGAGCTTCGTGACCTGATGCAGTTTCTTGTTGACGGTGGCGGAGGAAAAAAGCCAAAGATATTCACAAGGCTCGATGATCCTGTGCTTGAAAGCAAAGAAGGTGACGCTCTCGGTGCCGCCTATGATTTTGAGGACTATCGCAAAAAGGTCAACCGCTATGTTGAGGAGCATAAGAACGATGCAGTTATTTATAAGCTGAATCATAATCTTCCTCTTACCAAAGAGGACTATGCTGAACTTGAAAGAATACTCACGCAGGAACTCGGAGACAGTGATGACTACAAACGTGAGTACGGTGATACACCTTTTGGTCTGCTGATCCGCAAGATCGCAAAGCTCGACCATGAGAGTGCTATGTCCGCATTTTCAGTATTTATCAACGATAGCTCACTCAACCAAAGGCAGATCGAGTTTATCCTGAAGATCATCAATCATATTGAGAACAACGGCTATATCGAGGATATAAAAATACTGATGAAACCGCCGTTTGATAAGCCGTACAGCTTTATCAAGATGTTTGATGCAAAGACGAGAAATGCTATCCTGCAAACAATTGAGAGTATCAAGAACAATGCCCTGCAAGTAGTGGCATAA
- a CDS encoding recombinase family protein: MSRIGYIRVSTEHQETARQQEIMCDYQVDRIFSEKISGANKDRPQLKAMLDYVREGDTLYIESISRLGRSTKDLLNIIDTLTEKGVTLVSHKESIDTDTPSGKFMLTVFAALSQLEREQLKQRQREGIEIAKAQGKYTGRKPIEIDWTRFGQLYGEWKSKSITGRDFMRRMGLSANTFYRRVREYEAEHGIAEPVSA, encoded by the coding sequence ATGAGTAGAATAGGTTATATCCGTGTTTCCACGGAGCATCAGGAGACAGCGAGACAGCAGGAGATCATGTGCGACTATCAGGTTGACCGCATTTTCTCCGAGAAGATTTCGGGAGCGAACAAAGACCGTCCTCAGCTTAAAGCTATGCTGGACTATGTGCGTGAGGGAGATACTCTCTACATCGAAAGTATCAGCCGTTTAGGACGCTCCACGAAAGACTTACTGAACATCATCGACACCCTCACTGAAAAAGGGGTAACACTCGTCAGCCATAAGGAGAGCATCGACACCGATACTCCGTCAGGAAAGTTTATGCTCACCGTGTTCGCAGCACTCTCTCAGTTGGAGCGTGAGCAGCTCAAACAGCGACAGCGTGAGGGCATCGAGATTGCTAAGGCTCAGGGCAAGTACACCGGGCGAAAGCCGATTGAGATCGACTGGACGAGGTTCGGTCAGCTTTATGGGGAATGGAAGTCCAAGAGCATCACAGGGCGTGACTTTATGCGGAGAATGGGCTTGTCGGCAAACACTTTTTACCGCCGTGTCAGGGAGTATGAAGCGGAACACGGGATCGCAGAGCCTGTTTCTGCATGA
- a CDS encoding relaxase/mobilization nuclease domain-containing protein, whose product MCVSTPCGASEQFRNIRQSVGTGRSRSECQHIIQSFAPGEVTPERALLIGQELCKALFNDEYQYVLAVHVDHEHIHNHVIVNNVNFYTGKTFETEHNQGKIPDRAWSKLRTISDELCRKHGLSIIENPHLSKGKSHWEWELDQQNLSWKEQLKRAIDEVIKVSEDFEDFLAKCADFGILVDYNPDHKIDLKFMLAEQKERNPRAKFTRAKTLGYFYESQQIRKRIESYKYQMSHRPTARIIRTTTEKFQQSQGLQNWADRENMKAASKALNEMTASNSTLEELESAAHRALAEFMVMSTPQIELSARIHKMEEQIPAIEKYHEFVAYHKKYASLEGKAKTKYKSDFCYELDEYHKAYKKLIELFPDAHIPKLSKLKTELEKARTDYAQQSAERKALKKEADRLSRLAQQKRDNQRTLARYMENEQAAKRKKSQLE is encoded by the coding sequence TTGTGCGTATCTACTCCATGTGGAGCATCAGAACAGTTTAGGAACATCAGGCAGTCAGTCGGCACAGGACGAAGCCGAAGCGAGTGCCAGCACATAATTCAGAGCTTCGCCCCTGGTGAGGTAACTCCTGAACGGGCTTTGCTTATCGGGCAGGAGCTTTGCAAGGCGCTTTTCAATGACGAGTATCAGTATGTTTTAGCTGTCCATGTAGACCATGAACATATCCATAATCATGTGATAGTAAACAACGTGAATTTCTACACGGGCAAGACTTTTGAAACCGAGCATAATCAGGGGAAAATTCCCGACCGAGCGTGGAGTAAACTTCGCACGATTTCCGACGAACTATGCAGAAAGCACGGACTTTCTATCATCGAAAATCCGCATCTTTCAAAGGGTAAAAGCCATTGGGAGTGGGAGCTTGACCAACAGAATTTGTCGTGGAAAGAACAGCTTAAACGAGCCATTGACGAGGTTATCAAGGTCAGCGAGGACTTTGAGGATTTCCTTGCGAAATGTGCGGATTTTGGTATTCTTGTTGACTACAATCCCGACCACAAAATTGACCTGAAATTTATGCTTGCGGAGCAAAAGGAACGCAATCCGAGGGCGAAATTTACAAGAGCGAAAACGCTGGGTTACTTCTACGAGAGCCAGCAAATCAGAAAGCGTATCGAGAGTTACAAGTACCAAATGTCGCACCGCCCGACAGCGAGAATTATTCGCACCACAACCGAGAAATTTCAGCAGTCTCAGGGCTTGCAGAATTGGGCAGACCGTGAGAATATGAAAGCGGCGAGCAAGGCGCTGAATGAAATGACAGCGAGCAACTCCACCCTTGAAGAATTGGAGAGTGCAGCTCACAGGGCGCTTGCTGAATTTATGGTCATGTCAACACCACAAATCGAATTGAGCGCCCGTATTCACAAAATGGAGGAGCAGATTCCTGCAATCGAGAAGTATCATGAATTTGTGGCTTATCACAAGAAATATGCTTCTCTGGAGGGCAAGGCGAAAACCAAGTACAAGAGCGATTTCTGCTATGAACTTGACGAGTACCACAAGGCTTACAAGAAGCTGATCGAGCTGTTTCCCGACGCTCATATACCGAAACTCAGCAAGCTGAAAACGGAGCTTGAAAAAGCCCGAACAGATTACGCTCAACAGAGTGCAGAACGTAAAGCCCTAAAAAAAGAAGCGGACAGGCTTTCAAGACTTGCGCAGCAGAAGCGTGACAATCAGAGAACGCTTGCCCGATATATGGAAAACGAACAAGCTGCCAAGAGAAAGAAAAGTCAGCTTGAATAA